A single genomic interval of Ktedonobacterales bacterium harbors:
- a CDS encoding BrnT family toxin, whose translation MLKCSYNCVVTVGQTVRWIWDEQKNVSNKRKHHLSFETAALVFDDPLALSRRDPYPDEERWQTIGRIGPVTVFVVHTPPKLDPATSQETGRIISARRATAHERKAYEEGNF comes from the coding sequence ATGCTAAAATGTAGTTACAATTGTGTAGTTACTGTGGGGCAAACCGTGCGCTGGATCTGGGATGAGCAGAAGAATGTGAGCAATAAGCGGAAGCATCATCTGAGCTTTGAGACAGCAGCCCTTGTGTTCGATGACCCGCTCGCGCTCAGCCGCCGTGACCCGTATCCCGATGAGGAACGCTGGCAAACGATTGGCAGGATCGGGCCAGTGACGGTATTCGTGGTGCATACCCCTCCCAAGTTGGACCCTGCGACCAGCCAGGAAACCGGGCGTATCATCAGCGCGAGACGTGCGACTGCCCACGAAAGGAAAGCTTATGAAGAAGGGAACTTCTAA
- a CDS encoding lysylphosphatidylglycerol synthase transmembrane domain-containing protein: MPPMKKQEELEQLSLRKKLVSWRTIVPLIAVIVIFALLAQHLSLELNPQSIGAALVQANIWLFLAALIAFYASLMLRVVRWKLLLENAGYRKESGARLPGFITLTKILYLSWFANVVVPAKLGDLYRAYLLRQEANVSTTRSFGTVFAERIIDLIALPLFFIVAILVSLHEQLPAQVELALQVCLALVVALVGGLVALRLWRQQIGRLVPARLRPHYVHFQEGTLGSFKRLHLLAPLTASIWLVESLRFLLVALATGLLSGDPAHVFAAAFLIALGESLLTTVPLTSGGVGFVEAGMFAMILLFVPHTGAAQNLAGATILLDRLISLVSILVFGGLLFFFVVTLGKRARSGAAFWGLARVWQGRKARRVAWQETEVRTN, from the coding sequence TGCTGGCGCAGCACTTGAGCCTGGAGTTGAATCCCCAAAGCATCGGCGCTGCGCTGGTCCAGGCCAACATCTGGCTCTTTCTGGCGGCCCTGATAGCTTTTTACGCCTCGCTCATGCTGCGGGTCGTTCGCTGGAAGCTGCTGCTGGAGAATGCTGGCTATCGCAAAGAGTCAGGGGCGCGCCTGCCCGGTTTTATTACCCTGACGAAGATTCTCTATCTCTCCTGGTTTGCCAACGTCGTCGTTCCGGCCAAGCTGGGCGATCTCTACCGCGCCTATCTGCTGCGGCAAGAGGCCAATGTCTCCACGACGCGCTCGTTTGGCACAGTCTTCGCCGAGCGCATCATTGATCTGATCGCGCTGCCCCTGTTCTTTATTGTGGCGATTCTGGTGAGCCTGCATGAGCAATTGCCCGCGCAGGTGGAGCTTGCGTTGCAGGTGTGTTTGGCGCTGGTGGTTGCTCTGGTCGGTGGGCTGGTGGCGCTGCGCCTGTGGCGTCAGCAGATTGGGCGGCTGGTTCCGGCGCGCTTGCGCCCCCACTACGTTCATTTTCAAGAGGGAACCCTTGGTTCGTTCAAGCGGCTTCACCTGCTGGCCCCCCTGACGGCCAGCATCTGGCTGGTGGAATCGCTGCGTTTTCTGCTGGTGGCTCTGGCTACCGGACTTCTCAGCGGCGATCCGGCGCATGTTTTCGCAGCGGCGTTTTTGATCGCGCTGGGAGAATCGCTGCTGACCACTGTACCGCTGACAAGCGGCGGGGTGGGATTTGTCGAAGCAGGGATGTTTGCCATGATCTTGCTCTTTGTGCCGCATACCGGCGCGGCGCAAAACCTGGCGGGCGCAACCATCCTGCTGGATCGGCTGATCAGTCTGGTCAGCATCCTGGTGTTTGGGGGTCTGCTTTTCTTCTTTGTGGTGACGCTTGGCAAGCGCGCCCGCAGCGGCGCAGCGTTTTGGGGGCTGGCTCGCGTCTGGCAGGGCAGAAAGGCGCGGCGCGTGGCCTGGCAAGAGACAGAAGTGCGCACGAATTGA
- a CDS encoding BrnA antitoxin family protein, producing MKKGTSNQLTPEQQAELEALAAMSEEEIDTSDAPEVLDWSEARRGVFYRPVKQQITLRLDADLIAWFKARASRGKGYQTQMNRALREYVTRHRAVKS from the coding sequence ATGAAGAAGGGAACTTCTAACCAACTCACCCCAGAGCAGCAAGCGGAACTAGAAGCGCTGGCTGCCATGTCTGAGGAAGAGATTGATACGTCAGACGCCCCGGAGGTACTCGACTGGAGCGAGGCCAGGCGCGGCGTCTTTTACCGCCCGGTGAAGCAGCAGATCACGCTGCGCCTTGACGCTGACCTTATTGCCTGGTTCAAGGCCAGGGCGAGTCGGGGCAAGGGGTATCAAACGCAGATGAATCGCGCTCTCCGCGAGTATGTCACGCGGCATCGGGCGGTAAAAAGTTGA